A genomic window from Pecten maximus chromosome 6, xPecMax1.1, whole genome shotgun sequence includes:
- the LOC117328987 gene encoding protein mono-ADP-ribosyltransferase PARP14-like isoform X1, whose product MGNYITNPQSPSRKFKTIGSIKVSIINESFVQQKADVIVNCASADLDLTKGRGAKALAQTAGPDVQVDLNNNYCQEINEGDVAVSVPGNLKCRKIYHVYLTKWNHNTQGLQKVITNCLTMADKFKVKTIVFPSLGTGYLRYPYDEASKAAFTAIEVFSKTHRSSSIHTIVFAVHDKATYKVFLQEIRQFRPGSHSAGGQSSSYSAGKSSSTCVSVQFGQTDVEVVMGELPQQQVEVIVNSARFDLNLSTGGLSEALLKVAGESLQEECTKSYPNGISTGQILTTKGYGLSCSYVYHACLPDWSNTDHEEAKEDLFGFMMGCLEEANSFSVRSIAFPTLGTGSLSFPADVVADGMINCVKEFTDDRPQTTLTLVRIVIYNKAQSAGTLQRAFKSVCQPFMSSTPPPQHLTAQTPVAAPSPMVATPSQKHTPPPKGTQAYFSYMYKQAPVSPSYWTKYNNSKPLNMWNINLAPTTSSHAVFLPVDKSVYRAIKNVVKKSWDATHFGHGNDAQGLAQLGYSNIQVTNIERIENPVLFEKYAQNRAQFFLKAARYGKPLTPVEDIPVSSKMPVLTTQLCDANILQDIYPEINEHYTFHGTPEDKVAVITAQGLDNRLAGNTAIGQGVYTAESSTKSDQYADYVGKRDKTKEKKMFLTRICLGEPYLLDKKPTAAFKRPPCKTCKKDVCADQTHNGNYDSMIVEKFWIFREFIVFEKDRCYPEYLITYKRE is encoded by the exons ATCCTCAGTCTCCATCCAGAAAGTTTAAGACTATCGGAAGTATTAAAGTCAGCATCATCAATGAAAGTTTCGTTCAGCAGAAG GCAGATGTAATCGTCAACTGTGCatctgctgaccttgacctcacCAAAGGTCGTGGTGCTAAGGCTCTTGCTCAGACTGCAGGTCCTGATGTACAGGTAGATTTGAACAACAATTACTGTCAAGAAATAAATGAAGGTGATGTGGCAGTTTCTGTGCCTGGCAATCTGAAGTGTCGTAAAATCTACCATGTGTACCTAACAAAGTGGAATCACAACACACAG gGTTTGCAGAAGGTCATTACAAACTGCTTGACAATGGCAGACAAGTTCAAGGTGAAAACCATTGTGTTTCCAAGTCTGGGGACGGGTTACTTGAGATACCCGTATGATGAGGCTAGCAAGGCTGCGTTCACGGCTATAGAGGTATTCTCTAAGACTCACAGGTCTTCCTCTATTCACACCATTGTATTTGCTGTGCATGACAAAGCTACATACAAG GTATTTCTACAAGAAATCCGACAGTTCAGGCCGGGATCACACTCCGCAGGAGGCCAGTCTTCTAGTTACTCAG CAGGAAAATCGAGCAGTACGTGTGTCTCAGTACAGTTTGGTCAAACTGACGTGGAGGTTGTAATGGGGGAGCTTCCACAACAACAg gtggAGGTAATAGTGAATAGTGCACGTTTTGATCTAAATCTATCTACTGGAGGCCTATCTGAGGCACTGCTCAAGGTCGCAGGTGAAAGTCTCCAGGAAGAATGCACTAAAAGTTACCCCAATGGAATTTCCACTGGGCAAATACTGACCACTAAAGGGTACGGTCTGTCCTGTAGTTATGTCTACCATGCCTGTCTACCAGACTGGTCAAACACAGATCATGAGGAGGCAAAAGAG GACCTGTTTGGATTCATGATGGGATGTTTGGAAGAGGCAAACAGCTTCAGTGTCAGATCTATAGCTTTTCCAACCCTAGGAACTGGTAGCCTTAGCTTTCCTGCAGATGTTGTAGCGGATGGCATGATTAACTGTGTGAAGGAGTTTACCGATGATCGTCCACAAACTACACTAACTTTGGTCCGAATAGTGATCTACAACAAGGCCCAGAGTGCAGGAACTTTACAAAGG gCTTTTAAAAGTGTGTGCCAACCTTTCATGTCTTCCA CACCACCTCCCCAGCATCTAACTGCACAGACTCCTGTTGCTGCGCCAAGCCCTATGGTAGCTACACCATCACAGAAGCATACACCTCCACCAAAGGGAACACAGGCATATTTCAGCTATATGTACAAACAAGCACCAGTGTCACCATCCTACTGGACCAAGTACAACAACAGTAAACCCCTCAATATGTGGAACATAAACCTGGCTCCAACCACATCTAGCCATGCAGTTTTCTTACCTGTTGATAAAAGTGTGTACAGAGCCATAAAAAATGTTGTCAAAAAGTCATGGGATGCAACACATTTTGGACATGGGAATGATGCACAAGGTTTGGCCCAACTTGGATATAGTAATATTCAAGTTACAAATATCGAACGTATAGAAAATCCAGTTTTATTTGAAAAGTATGCACAAAATCGGGCACAATTTTTCCTCAAGGCTGCCAGATATGGAAAACCATTGACTCCAGTAGAAGATATTCCAGTTTCATCAAAAATGCCAGTGCTTACAACACAACTGTGTGATGCTAACATTTTACAAGACATCTACCCAGAGATTAATGAGCATTATACCTTTCATGGCACGCCTGAAGACAAAGTTGCAGTCATTACTGCTCAGGGTCTGGACAACAGACTGGCTGGAAACACTGCTATTGGACAGGGTGTATACACAGCCGAGAGCTCCACCAAGTCGGACCAGTATGCAG ATTATGTTGGAAAACGAGACAAGACAAAAGAAAAGAAGATGTTCCTGACTCGAATATGTCTTGGAGAACCATACCTTTTAGATAAAAAACCAACAGCTGCTTTCAAACGCCCTCCCTGTAAAACTTGCAAGAAAGATGTTTGTGCTGACCAGACACACAATGGAAATTATGACTCCATGATTGTGGAGAAGTTCTGGATCTTTCGGGAATTTATTGTGTTTGAAAAAGACCGTTGTTACCCAGAATATCTCATAACATACAAAAGAGAGTGA
- the LOC117328987 gene encoding protein mono-ADP-ribosyltransferase PARP14-like isoform X2, which produces MGNYITNPQSPSRKFKTIGSIKVSIINESFVQQKADVIVNCASADLDLTKGRGAKALAQTAGPDVQVDLNNNYCQEINEGDVAVSVPGNLKCRKIYHVYLTKWNHNTQGLQKVITNCLTMADKFKVKTIVFPSLGTGYLRYPYDEASKAAFTAIEVFSKTHRSSSIHTIVFAVHDKATYKVFLQEIRQFRPGSHSAGGQSSSYSGKSSSTCVSVQFGQTDVEVVMGELPQQQVEVIVNSARFDLNLSTGGLSEALLKVAGESLQEECTKSYPNGISTGQILTTKGYGLSCSYVYHACLPDWSNTDHEEAKEDLFGFMMGCLEEANSFSVRSIAFPTLGTGSLSFPADVVADGMINCVKEFTDDRPQTTLTLVRIVIYNKAQSAGTLQRAFKSVCQPFMSSTPPPQHLTAQTPVAAPSPMVATPSQKHTPPPKGTQAYFSYMYKQAPVSPSYWTKYNNSKPLNMWNINLAPTTSSHAVFLPVDKSVYRAIKNVVKKSWDATHFGHGNDAQGLAQLGYSNIQVTNIERIENPVLFEKYAQNRAQFFLKAARYGKPLTPVEDIPVSSKMPVLTTQLCDANILQDIYPEINEHYTFHGTPEDKVAVITAQGLDNRLAGNTAIGQGVYTAESSTKSDQYADYVGKRDKTKEKKMFLTRICLGEPYLLDKKPTAAFKRPPCKTCKKDVCADQTHNGNYDSMIVEKFWIFREFIVFEKDRCYPEYLITYKRE; this is translated from the exons ATCCTCAGTCTCCATCCAGAAAGTTTAAGACTATCGGAAGTATTAAAGTCAGCATCATCAATGAAAGTTTCGTTCAGCAGAAG GCAGATGTAATCGTCAACTGTGCatctgctgaccttgacctcacCAAAGGTCGTGGTGCTAAGGCTCTTGCTCAGACTGCAGGTCCTGATGTACAGGTAGATTTGAACAACAATTACTGTCAAGAAATAAATGAAGGTGATGTGGCAGTTTCTGTGCCTGGCAATCTGAAGTGTCGTAAAATCTACCATGTGTACCTAACAAAGTGGAATCACAACACACAG gGTTTGCAGAAGGTCATTACAAACTGCTTGACAATGGCAGACAAGTTCAAGGTGAAAACCATTGTGTTTCCAAGTCTGGGGACGGGTTACTTGAGATACCCGTATGATGAGGCTAGCAAGGCTGCGTTCACGGCTATAGAGGTATTCTCTAAGACTCACAGGTCTTCCTCTATTCACACCATTGTATTTGCTGTGCATGACAAAGCTACATACAAG GTATTTCTACAAGAAATCCGACAGTTCAGGCCGGGATCACACTCCGCAGGAGGCCAGTCTTCTAGTTACTCAG GAAAATCGAGCAGTACGTGTGTCTCAGTACAGTTTGGTCAAACTGACGTGGAGGTTGTAATGGGGGAGCTTCCACAACAACAg gtggAGGTAATAGTGAATAGTGCACGTTTTGATCTAAATCTATCTACTGGAGGCCTATCTGAGGCACTGCTCAAGGTCGCAGGTGAAAGTCTCCAGGAAGAATGCACTAAAAGTTACCCCAATGGAATTTCCACTGGGCAAATACTGACCACTAAAGGGTACGGTCTGTCCTGTAGTTATGTCTACCATGCCTGTCTACCAGACTGGTCAAACACAGATCATGAGGAGGCAAAAGAG GACCTGTTTGGATTCATGATGGGATGTTTGGAAGAGGCAAACAGCTTCAGTGTCAGATCTATAGCTTTTCCAACCCTAGGAACTGGTAGCCTTAGCTTTCCTGCAGATGTTGTAGCGGATGGCATGATTAACTGTGTGAAGGAGTTTACCGATGATCGTCCACAAACTACACTAACTTTGGTCCGAATAGTGATCTACAACAAGGCCCAGAGTGCAGGAACTTTACAAAGG gCTTTTAAAAGTGTGTGCCAACCTTTCATGTCTTCCA CACCACCTCCCCAGCATCTAACTGCACAGACTCCTGTTGCTGCGCCAAGCCCTATGGTAGCTACACCATCACAGAAGCATACACCTCCACCAAAGGGAACACAGGCATATTTCAGCTATATGTACAAACAAGCACCAGTGTCACCATCCTACTGGACCAAGTACAACAACAGTAAACCCCTCAATATGTGGAACATAAACCTGGCTCCAACCACATCTAGCCATGCAGTTTTCTTACCTGTTGATAAAAGTGTGTACAGAGCCATAAAAAATGTTGTCAAAAAGTCATGGGATGCAACACATTTTGGACATGGGAATGATGCACAAGGTTTGGCCCAACTTGGATATAGTAATATTCAAGTTACAAATATCGAACGTATAGAAAATCCAGTTTTATTTGAAAAGTATGCACAAAATCGGGCACAATTTTTCCTCAAGGCTGCCAGATATGGAAAACCATTGACTCCAGTAGAAGATATTCCAGTTTCATCAAAAATGCCAGTGCTTACAACACAACTGTGTGATGCTAACATTTTACAAGACATCTACCCAGAGATTAATGAGCATTATACCTTTCATGGCACGCCTGAAGACAAAGTTGCAGTCATTACTGCTCAGGGTCTGGACAACAGACTGGCTGGAAACACTGCTATTGGACAGGGTGTATACACAGCCGAGAGCTCCACCAAGTCGGACCAGTATGCAG ATTATGTTGGAAAACGAGACAAGACAAAAGAAAAGAAGATGTTCCTGACTCGAATATGTCTTGGAGAACCATACCTTTTAGATAAAAAACCAACAGCTGCTTTCAAACGCCCTCCCTGTAAAACTTGCAAGAAAGATGTTTGTGCTGACCAGACACACAATGGAAATTATGACTCCATGATTGTGGAGAAGTTCTGGATCTTTCGGGAATTTATTGTGTTTGAAAAAGACCGTTGTTACCCAGAATATCTCATAACATACAAAAGAGAGTGA